Below is a window of Desulfurococcus amylolyticus Z-533 DNA.
TGGATAAGAAGACAGATATAATAATACCTGACAGTGCGCATGGAACAAACCCAGCTAGCGCGGCGATGGCTGGTTTCAGAGTTATAGAGATCCCATCTGCTGAGGATGGCAACATAGATATGGAGGCGTTGAAATCCGTTGTAGGGGAGTCAACGGCTGGATTAATGATAACTAATCCAAGCACTCTAGGATTATTCGAGGAACACATACTAGAGATAGCAGAGCTCCTGCATAAGCATGACGCAATAATATACTATGACGGGGCAAATCTCAACGGGATAATGGGTTACGCGAGACCCGGTGACATGGGCTTCGATATAGCTCACCTGAATATACATAAAACCTTCGGGGCACCCCATGGTGGAGGAGGCCCTGGAGCCGGGCCAATCTGTATAAAGGATAGGGTTGTCGATAGTGAAAAGAATATAATGCTCTCGGATCTTGCACCAGGCTACAGGGTCGTCTATGATGAGTCGACGGGATTGTACAGGGTGAAGGGACCCGGGGAATATAGTGCTGGATTACTTAAGGCCTTCTTCGGTAATATAACGCCGCTGATATGGGGCTACGTATATATCCTTAGCATGGGTCCACAGGGATTAAGAAGGGTCACAGAGCACGCTGTACTCATAACCAACTACTTCATGAAGCTCATGGAGAACGTGAAAGGATATAATATACCATATGGTAGAGGACGCTTCAGGAAGCATGAGGTAGTTCTGAGCGCGCAGCCCATGACTGACGAGGTCGGGGTAACAGCTGAAGACGTTGCGAAGGGACTGCTGGACGCTGGATTCTATGCTCCAACCATATACTTCCCGCTAATAGTCAAGGAAGCATTAATGACAGAGTTCACTGAGACCGAGACACCGGAGAACGTTGAGAAGTATGCTGAGAGACTCAAGGAGATCAGTAAGATAGCCTACAGCAATCCAAGCGAACCTAAGACATGGCCAAGGAACACTAGTGTTGGAAGAGTTGATGTCCTCAAGGCTAATCACCCCAAGCATGTCACACCCACATGGAGAGTACATGTCAGGAGGATGAGGGGGGAAATTCAGTGAGATATGACACGGTAGTAGTGGGCTCCGGCTCGGGAGGCTACCCGGGAGCAATATACCTGGCTCAGAAGGGCTTAAAGGTTGCAGTCGTAGAGGAACACTTGATCGGTGGAGAATGCACTAACTACGGATGCGTACCCAGTAAAGCCTTTTACCAGGTAGCTGAGGCCATTAGGAGCATTGAGAAGATCGGTGGTGAAGCCTCGGTTAAATGGGAAAACCTGGTTGAATGGGTATCACAGGTAGTGAGGGAGAGCCGGGAGGGAATTAAGGGTTTATTCGAGTCACACGGGATAGACGTAATAGAGGGCAGGGCCGTCCTCAAGACACAGCGTGAGATAGTTATTAGTGCCGGGGAAGAGAAGAGGCGGATTGAAGCCGGTAAAATACTTCTAGCCCTAGGGACAGATCCCTCACCAATACCAGGGGTTTCATTCGACGGCGAGGGAATAATAAGTAACAGGGAGGCCCTCTACATGAGGGAGAAACCCGGTG
It encodes the following:
- the gcvPB gene encoding aminomethyl-transferring glycine dehydrogenase subunit GcvPB; the encoded protein is MNRFRQARNWEPLIFELGSKGRIGFLVPEPEDVAKKRVGSIDIPPEMKRTRDPELPELSEVEVVRHFTNLSQASYGVDNGPVPLGSCTMKYNPRIAWEIAGDPRIVNLHPLQDERTVQGLLEILYELQKWLANITGMDTCILHPAAGAHGELAGVLTIRRYHEVKNQLDKKTDIIIPDSAHGTNPASAAMAGFRVIEIPSAEDGNIDMEALKSVVGESTAGLMITNPSTLGLFEEHILEIAELLHKHDAIIYYDGANLNGIMGYARPGDMGFDIAHLNIHKTFGAPHGGGGPGAGPICIKDRVVDSEKNIMLSDLAPGYRVVYDESTGLYRVKGPGEYSAGLLKAFFGNITPLIWGYVYILSMGPQGLRRVTEHAVLITNYFMKLMENVKGYNIPYGRGRFRKHEVVLSAQPMTDEVGVTAEDVAKGLLDAGFYAPTIYFPLIVKEALMTEFTETETPENVEKYAERLKEISKIAYSNPSEPKTWPRNTSVGRVDVLKANHPKHVTPTWRVHVRRMRGEIQ